From the genome of Candidatus Caldatribacterium sp., one region includes:
- a CDS encoding 30S ribosomal protein THX, with protein MGKGDHRTRRGKIFMGTYGKCRPRKKKKKEKETA; from the coding sequence ATGGGTAAGGGAGACCACCGCACCCGGCGGGGAAAAATCTTCATGGGAACGTACGGAAAGTGCCGGCCCCGCAAGAAGAAAAAGAAAGAGAAGGAAACGGCTTAG